A part of Homoserinibacter sp. YIM 151385 genomic DNA contains:
- a CDS encoding ATP-dependent DNA helicase RecG, which yields MEPGPLDAKLQSALGGRTASAFERAFGMRTVGDLLAHAPRRYAKRGELTAIDELAIGEAVTIVAEVRKVASRTMRQRRGSILEVEIGDGRGILTLTFFNQAWREKELQPGVRGVFAGKVGDYRGQRQLAHPDYELFDEGDVRQAALAEGGSLDDPSAKAWAEQPVPIYPATSTIPSWKVAQAVQVVLDTLPELADPVPDAIRGERRLVSFRRALEQLHRPRKDAEVFAARDALRFQEAFVLQTALLRRRAEHRAAPTPARVPGALSTGFDAALPFELTGDQRLVGEEIERDLASGVPMNRLVQGEVGSGKTLVALRAMLAVADSGGQSALLAPTEVLAAQHHRSIVASLGPELAARLRPVLLTGQLPAAERRKALLAAASGSASIVVGTHALLGEQVSFAELGLVVVDEQHRFGVDQREALRLKGGSPHVLVLTATPIPRTVAMTVFGDLDTSTITELPKGRSPIASHVVPLADAPGWEPRIWARMAEELAQGRQAFIVCPAIDQRDAPDPELDGAPADGEGGESAAREPGAAVLSVLEYVRSHPALAGRRVEPLHGRMSSEEKEATMRAFADASIDVLVATTVIEVGVDVPNASTMVVLDADRFGVSQLHQLRGRVGRGGVPGLCLFVTRAEQETVARERVEAVAATLDGFELAEVDLELRREGDVLGDAQSGGRSSLRFLRVVKDGELIGQARELAAGVLEEDPELSLHPALREALARRLDESERAFLAKS from the coding sequence GTGGAACCCGGACCCCTCGACGCGAAGCTGCAGAGCGCGCTCGGCGGGCGCACGGCCTCCGCCTTCGAGCGCGCCTTCGGGATGCGGACGGTTGGCGACCTGCTCGCGCACGCCCCACGGCGCTACGCGAAGCGCGGCGAGCTGACCGCGATCGACGAGCTCGCCATCGGGGAGGCCGTGACGATCGTCGCGGAGGTGCGCAAGGTCGCCTCCCGCACCATGCGGCAGCGGCGCGGCTCGATCCTCGAGGTCGAGATCGGCGACGGCCGCGGCATCCTCACGCTCACCTTCTTCAACCAGGCGTGGCGCGAGAAGGAGCTGCAGCCGGGCGTGCGCGGGGTCTTCGCCGGCAAGGTCGGCGACTACCGCGGTCAGCGGCAGCTCGCGCACCCCGACTACGAGCTCTTCGACGAGGGGGATGTGCGCCAGGCGGCCCTCGCCGAGGGCGGCTCGCTCGACGACCCCTCGGCGAAAGCCTGGGCGGAGCAGCCGGTGCCGATCTACCCGGCGACCTCGACGATCCCGAGCTGGAAGGTCGCGCAGGCGGTCCAGGTCGTGCTCGACACGCTGCCCGAGCTCGCCGACCCGGTGCCGGACGCGATCCGCGGCGAGCGGCGGCTCGTCTCCTTCCGGCGCGCGCTCGAGCAGCTGCACCGGCCGAGGAAAGACGCCGAGGTCTTCGCCGCGCGCGATGCGCTCCGCTTCCAGGAGGCCTTCGTGCTCCAGACGGCGCTGCTGCGCCGCCGCGCCGAGCACCGGGCCGCCCCGACGCCCGCGCGCGTGCCGGGCGCCCTCTCGACCGGGTTCGATGCGGCGCTGCCCTTCGAGCTCACGGGCGACCAGCGGCTCGTGGGGGAGGAGATCGAGCGAGATCTCGCGAGCGGCGTGCCCATGAACCGTCTCGTGCAGGGGGAGGTCGGCTCCGGCAAGACGCTCGTCGCGCTGCGGGCGATGCTCGCGGTCGCGGACTCCGGCGGGCAGTCGGCGCTGCTCGCGCCGACGGAGGTGCTCGCGGCCCAGCACCATCGCTCCATCGTCGCCTCGCTCGGCCCGGAGCTCGCCGCGCGCCTGCGCCCCGTGCTCCTGACGGGGCAGCTGCCCGCCGCCGAGCGACGCAAGGCGCTCCTCGCGGCGGCCTCCGGCTCCGCGTCGATCGTGGTCGGCACGCACGCGCTCCTCGGCGAGCAGGTCTCCTTCGCCGAGCTCGGCCTCGTCGTCGTCGACGAGCAGCACCGCTTCGGCGTCGACCAGCGCGAGGCGCTCCGCCTGAAGGGCGGCTCGCCGCACGTGCTCGTGCTCACGGCGACGCCCATCCCGCGCACGGTCGCGATGACGGTGTTCGGCGACCTCGACACCTCCACCATCACCGAGCTGCCGAAGGGCCGCTCGCCGATCGCCTCGCACGTCGTGCCGCTCGCGGACGCCCCGGGTTGGGAGCCGCGGATCTGGGCGCGGATGGCGGAGGAGCTCGCCCAGGGTCGGCAGGCCTTCATCGTGTGCCCCGCGATCGACCAGAGGGACGCGCCGGACCCGGAGCTCGACGGCGCGCCCGCCGACGGCGAGGGCGGGGAGTCGGCGGCGAGGGAGCCGGGGGCGGCGGTGCTGAGCGTCCTCGAGTACGTGCGCTCGCATCCCGCGCTGGCCGGCCGCCGCGTCGAGCCGCTGCACGGGCGCATGAGCTCGGAGGAGAAGGAGGCGACGATGCGCGCCTTCGCGGACGCCTCGATCGACGTGCTCGTCGCGACGACCGTCATCGAGGTCGGGGTCGACGTGCCGAACGCCTCGACCATGGTCGTGCTCGACGCCGACCGCTTCGGGGTCTCGCAGCTGCACCAGCTCCGCGGGCGGGTCGGCCGGGGCGGCGTCCCGGGGCTGTGCCTCTTCGTGACGCGTGCCGAGCAGGAGACGGTGGCGCGCGAGCGGGTGGAGGCGGTCGCGGCGACGCTCGACGGCTTCGAGCTCGCGGAGGTCGACCTCGAGCTGCGTCGCGAGGGCGACGTGCTCGGGGATGCGCAGTCGGGCGGGCGCTCCTCGCTCCGGTTCCTGCGGGTGGTGAAGGACGGCGAGCTCATCGGCCAGGCGCGGGAGCTCGCGGCCGGAGTCCTGGAGGAGGACCCGGAGCTCAGCCTCCACCCGGCGCTCCGCGAGGCGCTCGCGCGACGCCTCGACGAGTCCGAGCGGGCCTTCCTCGCGAAGAGCTGA
- a CDS encoding RsmD family RNA methyltransferase, giving the protein MTRIISGFAGSLRLKVPPTGTRPTTDRVREAIFSALDAQDAIRGARVLDLYAGTGSLGLEAASRGAASVTLVDKVNAATRIGRENAALVRRAAPRGAEPEITVTSSPVQAFLGGAGRRWDLVFIDPPYELGGAELRHNLDALVPCLAEGAVIVLERAARDALPELPDGLEIERRRDYGETAIFWLRGD; this is encoded by the coding sequence ATGACGCGCATCATCTCGGGCTTCGCGGGATCCCTGCGGCTCAAGGTGCCGCCGACGGGCACCCGCCCCACGACCGACCGGGTGCGCGAGGCGATCTTCTCCGCCCTCGACGCGCAGGATGCGATCCGCGGCGCGCGGGTCCTCGACCTCTATGCCGGCACCGGCTCGCTCGGACTGGAGGCGGCATCCCGCGGGGCGGCGAGCGTGACGCTCGTCGACAAGGTGAATGCCGCGACCCGCATCGGCCGCGAGAACGCTGCACTCGTGCGGCGGGCGGCCCCGCGCGGCGCGGAGCCCGAGATCACGGTGACCTCCTCGCCCGTGCAAGCCTTCCTCGGCGGCGCCGGGAGGCGGTGGGATCTCGTGTTCATCGACCCGCCCTACGAGCTGGGCGGGGCCGAGCTCCGGCACAACCTCGACGCGCTCGTGCCCTGCCTCGCGGAGGGTGCCGTGATCGTGCTCGAGCGCGCCGCCCGGGATGCGCTGCCCGAGCTGCCGGACGGGCTCGAGATCGAGCGCCGGCGCGACTACGGCGAGACGGCGATCTTCTGGCTGCGGGGGGACTGA
- a CDS encoding D-alanine--D-alanine ligase family protein, translated as MTRIRVALLFGGRSSEHAISCATAAGVLGAIDRERFEVVPIGITHDGAWTLQPDDPERFRLDAELPRVIDDGSRVSTPESADSREWWVRRADGESESLGEIDIAFPILHGRFGEDGTIQGRLELLDIPYVGNGVFASSLAMDKHFAKTVLQGAGVEVAPWWTVTREGLERDRVLWRSRLRSLGLPVFVKPARAGSSVGVSRVADWDELDAALETAFAEDDRVLVEAGIVGREVECGVLEGRDGGLPRVSVAGEIVVRGRDFYDFEAKYLDDGAAELICPTSLRPRELQAMQAIAARAFEAVGASGLARVDFFYTGSEFVLNEINTMPGFTPISMFPKCWQASGMEYPELITELIELGLAARR; from the coding sequence GTGACGAGGATCCGGGTCGCGCTGCTGTTCGGCGGCCGATCGAGCGAGCACGCGATCAGCTGCGCGACCGCCGCGGGGGTGCTCGGCGCGATCGACCGCGAGCGCTTCGAGGTGGTGCCGATCGGGATCACGCACGACGGCGCCTGGACCCTCCAGCCCGACGATCCGGAGCGCTTCCGCCTCGACGCCGAGCTGCCCCGGGTGATCGACGACGGCTCGCGCGTCTCGACCCCGGAGTCCGCGGACTCCCGCGAGTGGTGGGTGCGCCGCGCCGACGGCGAGAGCGAGTCGCTCGGCGAGATCGACATCGCCTTCCCGATCCTCCACGGCCGCTTCGGCGAGGACGGCACCATCCAGGGCCGGCTCGAGCTCCTCGACATCCCCTACGTCGGCAACGGCGTCTTCGCCTCCTCGCTCGCGATGGACAAGCACTTCGCGAAGACGGTCCTGCAGGGTGCGGGCGTCGAGGTCGCCCCGTGGTGGACGGTCACCCGCGAGGGCCTGGAGCGGGATCGGGTGCTGTGGCGCTCCCGCCTGCGCTCCCTCGGCCTCCCCGTCTTCGTGAAGCCCGCGCGCGCCGGCTCCTCCGTCGGCGTCAGCAGGGTCGCCGACTGGGACGAGCTGGATGCGGCGCTCGAGACCGCCTTCGCCGAGGACGACCGGGTGCTCGTCGAGGCCGGCATCGTCGGCCGGGAGGTCGAGTGCGGGGTGCTCGAGGGGCGCGACGGCGGCCTGCCGCGGGTGAGTGTCGCGGGCGAGATCGTGGTGCGCGGCCGCGACTTCTACGACTTCGAGGCGAAGTACCTCGACGACGGCGCGGCGGAGCTGATCTGCCCGACCTCGCTGCGTCCGCGGGAGCTGCAGGCGATGCAGGCGATCGCCGCCCGCGCGTTCGAGGCGGTCGGCGCCTCGGGCCTGGCGCGCGTCGACTTCTTCTACACGGGCTCCGAGTTCGTGCTCAACGAGATCAACACCATGCCCGGCTTCACGCCGATCTCGATGTTCCCGAAGTGCTGGCAGGCCTCCGGCATGGAGTACCCCGAGCTCATCACCGAGCTCATCGAGCTGGGGCTCGCGGCGCGACGCTGA
- the thiL gene encoding thiamine-phosphate kinase: protein MSGEAGDATGAGTLGSLGEGEVLARILPRLPRGEATLIGPGDDAAVVRAADGRVVVTTDTMIHGPDFRLAWSSPRELGWKAAATNLADVAAMGARPTALVVALTAPAATPVEVLEGIAEGLREGCEALAPGCGVVGGDLSVSATLTLAVTAFGDLEGREPVLRSGARVGDVVAVSGPLGDAGHGIRLLFAEAVDAGGEPSAELAAALREREPRALAAQLAPSPPIGAGVAAAEAGATAMLDVSDGLLLDARRIARASGVRFELDGAAVAAGAPSLALALTGGEDHALLAAFPPGSVPSAFRAIGRVAAGEGVAVDGVPADERGGWDPYADWDGAAG from the coding sequence ATGAGCGGGGAGGCCGGCGACGCGACCGGGGCGGGCACGCTCGGCTCGCTCGGCGAGGGCGAGGTCCTCGCGCGCATCCTGCCCCGCCTCCCGCGCGGGGAGGCGACGCTGATCGGCCCGGGCGACGACGCCGCGGTCGTGCGGGCCGCGGACGGGCGGGTCGTCGTGACGACGGACACCATGATCCACGGGCCCGACTTCCGGCTCGCCTGGTCGAGCCCGCGCGAGCTCGGCTGGAAGGCGGCGGCGACGAATCTCGCCGACGTCGCCGCGATGGGCGCCCGGCCGACCGCGCTCGTCGTCGCGCTGACGGCGCCGGCGGCGACGCCGGTCGAGGTGCTGGAAGGCATCGCCGAGGGGCTCCGGGAGGGCTGCGAGGCGCTCGCGCCCGGCTGCGGCGTCGTCGGCGGCGACCTCAGCGTCTCGGCGACGCTGACGCTCGCCGTGACCGCCTTCGGCGACCTGGAGGGGCGGGAGCCGGTGCTCCGCTCGGGCGCGCGTGTCGGCGACGTCGTCGCGGTGTCGGGGCCGCTCGGGGATGCCGGGCACGGCATCCGGCTCCTGTTCGCCGAGGCGGTGGATGCCGGGGGCGAGCCGAGCGCGGAGCTCGCGGCCGCCCTCCGCGAGCGCGAGCCCCGGGCCCTCGCCGCGCAGCTCGCGCCCTCGCCGCCCATCGGGGCCGGGGTCGCGGCGGCGGAGGCCGGTGCGACCGCGATGCTCGACGTCAGCGACGGGCTGCTGCTCGACGCCCGCCGGATCGCGCGCGCCTCGGGCGTCCGGTTCGAGCTCGACGGCGCGGCGGTCGCGGCGGGTGCGCCCTCGCTCGCTCTGGCGCTGACCGGGGGCGAGGACCACGCCCTGCTCGCGGCCTTCCCGCCGGGGTCGGTGCCGAGCGCTTTCCGCGCGATCGGCCGGGTCGCCGCGGGGGAGGGGGTCGCGGTCGACGGCGTCCCCGCCGACGAGCGCGGCGGCTGGGACCCCTACGCCGACTGGGACGGCGCGGCGGGCTGA
- a CDS encoding magnesium and cobalt transport protein CorA produces the protein MIEERASATRTTPGVVNNVVYEGGGRLVENEGLAQTFEALESHPHALAWIGLYRPDESLMSALAAQFGLHPLAIEDALTAHQRPKVERYGDTRFMVLKAAHYDDEAESISFGELHVFSGPRFVITVRHAESPRLTPVRERIESTPGALAEGAEAVVYAILDAVVDGYAPVVKGLANDIDEIETQVFDGDPEVSRRIYQLNREVIEFERAVSPLVEILDVLSAGFVDGSVSDELQQSLRDVADHVVQAKERIDEFRVLLRDILQVNNNLVTQRQNEEAQRLSAASNRQAEEARLISGWAAILFAPSLVGSIYGMNFRFMPELDQPWGYPFALVLMAASSVTLFAVFKRRGWL, from the coding sequence GTGATCGAGGAGCGCGCGTCGGCGACCCGCACGACGCCGGGCGTCGTGAACAACGTCGTCTACGAGGGCGGCGGCCGGCTCGTCGAGAACGAGGGGCTCGCGCAGACCTTCGAGGCGCTCGAGTCGCACCCGCACGCGCTCGCCTGGATCGGCCTGTACCGCCCCGACGAGTCGCTGATGTCCGCGCTCGCGGCCCAGTTCGGGCTCCACCCGCTCGCCATCGAGGACGCCCTCACCGCCCACCAGCGCCCGAAGGTGGAGCGCTACGGCGACACCCGCTTCATGGTGCTCAAGGCGGCGCACTACGACGACGAGGCCGAGTCGATCTCGTTCGGCGAGCTGCACGTCTTCTCGGGGCCGCGGTTCGTGATCACCGTCCGGCACGCGGAGTCGCCGCGCCTGACGCCGGTGCGCGAGCGCATCGAGTCGACGCCGGGCGCGCTGGCCGAGGGCGCGGAGGCGGTCGTCTACGCGATCCTCGACGCCGTCGTCGACGGCTACGCGCCGGTGGTCAAGGGCCTCGCGAACGACATCGACGAGATCGAGACGCAGGTCTTCGACGGCGACCCGGAGGTGTCGCGGCGCATCTACCAGCTGAACCGCGAGGTCATCGAGTTCGAGCGGGCGGTCTCGCCGCTCGTCGAGATCCTCGACGTGCTCTCGGCGGGCTTCGTCGACGGCTCGGTGAGCGACGAGCTGCAGCAGTCGCTGCGGGATGTCGCGGACCACGTCGTGCAGGCGAAGGAGCGGATCGACGAGTTCCGGGTGCTGCTGCGCGACATCCTCCAGGTCAACAACAACCTGGTGACGCAGCGGCAGAACGAGGAGGCGCAGCGGCTCAGCGCCGCGAGCAACCGGCAGGCGGAGGAGGCGCGGCTCATCTCGGGCTGGGCCGCGATCCTGTTCGCGCCCTCCCTCGTCGGCTCGATCTACGGCATGAACTTCCGCTTCATGCCGGAGCTCGACCAGCCGTGGGGCTATCCCTTCGCGCTCGTGCTCATGGCGGCCTCCAGCGTCACCCTCTTCGCGGTCTTCAAGCGCCGCGGCTGGCTCTAG
- a CDS encoding DUF3515 family protein: MPARHRSALAIVALLGAGIALSGCSAIVPLEPAAGSNDPLCAAVTVRLKDTTDIQGLERRETNAQATTAWGDPVSVVVRCGVEAPEVSELPCIEIDGIFWLRDDRDAPNLVFRSFGREPAVDVAVDNDVVSSGIVLGSLSNAIGQTEGNGRRCTSLDDTVTGEDGPADD; the protein is encoded by the coding sequence GTGCCCGCCCGACACCGCTCCGCCCTCGCGATCGTCGCCCTCCTCGGGGCCGGGATCGCGCTCTCCGGGTGCAGCGCGATCGTCCCGCTGGAGCCGGCGGCCGGATCGAACGACCCGCTCTGCGCGGCCGTGACCGTCCGCCTCAAGGACACCACCGACATCCAGGGCCTCGAGCGCCGGGAGACGAACGCGCAGGCGACGACCGCCTGGGGCGACCCCGTCTCGGTCGTGGTGCGCTGCGGGGTCGAGGCGCCCGAGGTGTCGGAGCTGCCGTGCATCGAGATCGACGGCATCTTCTGGCTCCGCGACGACCGCGACGCCCCGAACCTGGTGTTCCGCAGCTTCGGGCGGGAGCCCGCGGTGGATGTCGCGGTCGACAACGACGTGGTGAGCTCCGGCATCGTGCTCGGCTCGCTCTCGAACGCGATCGGGCAGACCGAGGGCAACGGACGCCGGTGCACGAGCCTGGATGACACGGTCACCGGCGAGGACGGCCCCGCGGACGACTGA
- the murA gene encoding UDP-N-acetylglucosamine 1-carboxyvinyltransferase — MADSASSLTKDASKAGERVGLKSDKITIHGGKPLRGTVDVRGAKNLVTKAMVAALLGESPSVLQGVPMISDVKIVRDMLGVYGVRVSSPDDGVLVLDPTNVERAHFTEIDALAGASRIPILFCGPLLHRLGEALIPDLGGCRIGDRPIDFHMDALRAFGAIVDKSYEGIRITAPDGLKGANIELPYPSVGATEQVLLTAVRAEGVTELKNAAIEPEIMDLIAVLQKMGAIIWLEPNRTIFIEGVEHLEGYTHRAIFDRNEAASWASAALATGGDIVVKGARQPELMTFLNVFRKVGGKFDVQEDGIRFWHPGGPLSPVQVETDVHPGFMTDWQQPLIVALSQAEGVSVVHETVYENRLGFTSALNEMGADIVVHQDGLESVTRRVPRRKLEQAAVITGPSKLHGADVHVPDLRGGFSYLIAALAAEGTSTVSNLGIISRGYEGFVEKLEGLGADFEFAG; from the coding sequence ATGGCGGATTCAGCGAGCTCGCTCACGAAGGACGCATCGAAGGCCGGCGAGCGCGTCGGCCTGAAGTCGGACAAGATCACGATCCACGGCGGCAAGCCGCTGCGCGGCACGGTCGACGTCCGCGGCGCGAAGAACCTCGTCACGAAGGCGATGGTCGCGGCGCTCCTCGGCGAGTCGCCGAGCGTGCTCCAGGGCGTGCCGATGATCAGCGACGTGAAGATCGTCCGCGACATGCTCGGCGTCTACGGCGTCCGCGTGTCGAGCCCCGACGACGGCGTGCTCGTGCTCGACCCGACGAACGTCGAGCGGGCCCACTTCACCGAGATCGACGCCCTCGCGGGCGCCAGCCGCATCCCCATCCTGTTCTGCGGGCCGCTGCTGCACCGCCTCGGCGAGGCCCTCATCCCCGACCTCGGCGGCTGCCGCATCGGCGACCGCCCGATCGACTTCCACATGGATGCGCTCCGGGCCTTCGGCGCGATCGTCGACAAGAGCTACGAGGGCATCCGCATCACCGCGCCCGACGGTCTCAAGGGCGCGAACATCGAGCTCCCGTACCCGAGCGTCGGCGCGACCGAGCAGGTGCTGCTCACCGCGGTCCGCGCGGAGGGCGTCACCGAGCTCAAGAACGCGGCCATCGAGCCCGAGATCATGGATCTCATCGCGGTGCTCCAGAAGATGGGCGCCATCATCTGGCTCGAGCCGAACCGCACCATCTTCATCGAGGGCGTCGAGCACCTCGAGGGCTACACGCACCGCGCCATCTTCGACCGCAACGAGGCCGCCTCGTGGGCGTCCGCGGCGCTCGCGACCGGCGGCGACATCGTCGTGAAGGGCGCGCGGCAGCCCGAGCTCATGACCTTCCTCAACGTGTTCCGGAAGGTCGGCGGGAAGTTCGACGTCCAGGAGGACGGCATCCGCTTCTGGCACCCGGGCGGGCCGCTCTCGCCCGTGCAGGTGGAGACGGATGTGCACCCCGGCTTCATGACGGACTGGCAGCAGCCGCTCATCGTCGCGCTGTCGCAGGCGGAGGGCGTGTCGGTCGTGCACGAGACCGTGTACGAGAACCGCCTCGGCTTCACGAGCGCGCTCAACGAGATGGGCGCCGACATCGTCGTGCACCAGGACGGCCTCGAGTCGGTGACCCGACGCGTGCCGCGCCGCAAGCTGGAGCAGGCCGCCGTCATCACGGGCCCCTCGAAGCTGCACGGGGCCGACGTGCACGTGCCCGACCTCCGCGGCGGCTTCAGCTACCTCATCGCGGCGCTCGCCGCCGAGGGGACCTCCACCGTGTCGAACCTCGGCATCATCAGCCGCGGCTACGAGGGCTTCGTCGAGAAGCTCGAGGGGCTCGGCGCCGACTTCGAGTTCGCGGGCTGA
- a CDS encoding lysophospholipid acyltransferase family protein produces MAPATTKTTSEKTAPWRVLAVFAIPIIASWVKVTYHHRERVPATGAFILAPNHFTNIDPIVVGYALFRLGRVPRFLAKASLFRIPVVGGFLRGLGQIPVERSGRGANPLAAAAALAERGQSVIIYPEGTLTREPDLWPMRGKSGAVRAALERGVPIIPAAHWGTQQLMGRYSSRFRPFPRKHIDLAFGEPVDLAAWSGRPLSSEELAAATEHVMDAITALLEELRGERAPAERWDPAQHGQTEFGRP; encoded by the coding sequence GTGGCCCCTGCGACGACGAAGACGACCTCCGAGAAGACCGCCCCCTGGCGGGTGCTCGCCGTCTTCGCGATCCCGATCATCGCCTCGTGGGTGAAGGTGACCTACCACCACCGCGAGCGGGTGCCGGCGACGGGGGCGTTCATCCTCGCGCCCAACCACTTCACGAACATCGATCCGATCGTGGTCGGCTACGCGCTGTTCCGGCTGGGACGGGTGCCGCGGTTCCTCGCGAAGGCCTCGCTGTTCCGCATCCCCGTGGTCGGCGGCTTCCTGCGCGGGCTCGGCCAGATCCCCGTCGAGCGCTCGGGCCGCGGCGCGAACCCGCTCGCGGCGGCCGCCGCGCTCGCCGAGCGGGGGCAGTCGGTCATCATCTACCCGGAGGGCACGCTGACGCGCGAGCCGGACCTCTGGCCGATGCGCGGCAAGTCGGGCGCGGTGCGCGCCGCCCTCGAGCGCGGCGTGCCGATCATCCCGGCCGCCCACTGGGGCACGCAGCAGCTCATGGGGCGCTACTCCTCGAGGTTCCGGCCGTTCCCGCGCAAGCACATCGACCTCGCCTTCGGCGAGCCCGTCGACCTCGCGGCGTGGTCGGGTCGGCCGCTCAGCTCGGAGGAGCTCGCCGCCGCGACCGAGCACGTCATGGATGCGATCACGGCGCTCCTCGAGGAGCTCCGCGGCGAGCGGGCGCCGGCGGAGCGCTGGGATCCGGCGCAGCACGGCCAGACGGAATTCGGCCGCCCGTAG
- a CDS encoding EI24 domain-containing protein: MTRRNRPSMLRELLAGAGLLWRGLGMWSRHPGLMLLGAVPALLVFTLLGALVVVLALNIEGITAWMTPFADDWGAGAASLVRILLGAALLIGAIALGVASFTAVTLVVGEPVYARIWRAAEQDAGGFSEAPLGFWRSAGDAVLLILRGIGVGLLVFAIGLVPVIGQLASPVVGALLNGHVLARELTGRSFEARGITASGRRALLRGNRARELGFGVMTQLCFLVPGGAVVMMPVAVVGATALARSMLASVAPPHPAVPSVAPPASPASAS; encoded by the coding sequence GTGACCCGCCGGAACCGCCCATCGATGCTCCGCGAGCTGCTCGCGGGCGCCGGCCTGCTCTGGAGGGGGCTCGGGATGTGGTCGCGGCATCCCGGGCTCATGCTGCTGGGCGCGGTGCCGGCGCTCCTCGTGTTCACGCTGCTCGGCGCGCTCGTCGTGGTGCTCGCCCTCAACATCGAGGGGATCACGGCATGGATGACGCCCTTCGCCGACGACTGGGGTGCGGGGGCGGCGAGCCTCGTCCGCATCCTCCTCGGCGCGGCGCTCCTGATCGGCGCGATCGCCCTCGGCGTCGCCTCCTTCACCGCGGTGACGCTCGTCGTCGGCGAGCCCGTCTACGCGCGCATCTGGCGCGCCGCGGAGCAGGATGCGGGCGGCTTCTCGGAGGCGCCGCTCGGCTTCTGGCGCTCGGCCGGGGATGCGGTGCTGCTGATCCTGCGCGGCATCGGGGTCGGCCTCCTCGTCTTCGCGATCGGCCTGGTGCCGGTCATCGGGCAGCTCGCCTCGCCGGTCGTCGGCGCCCTCCTCAACGGGCACGTGCTCGCCCGGGAGCTCACGGGCCGCTCCTTCGAGGCGCGCGGGATCACGGCATCCGGGCGTCGAGCCCTGCTGCGCGGGAACCGTGCGCGCGAGCTCGGCTTCGGCGTCATGACGCAGCTCTGCTTCCTCGTGCCGGGCGGGGCGGTCGTGATGATGCCGGTCGCGGTCGTCGGCGCGACCGCCCTCGCGCGCTCGATGCTCGCCTCGGTTGCGCCGCCGCATCCCGCCGTGCCGTCCGTCGCGCCGCCCGCGTCGCCCGCCTCCGCCTCCTGA
- a CDS encoding NAD(P)H-dependent glycerol-3-phosphate dehydrogenase, whose amino-acid sequence MSEPAQPARRVAVLGAGSWGTTFAKILADGGSRVSLWARRPELAREISQSRRNSDYLPGINLPRGLWASPRLPEVLEGAEQVYLSVPSQSLRENLRIVRDLIPADAIVVSLMKGVERGTRYRMSEVIEQELAIGPARTAVISGPNLALEIAKEQPTAAVVSAESVATASEIAVAASSRYFRSFVNTDVIGTEFGGVLKNLIAVAIGIVDGVGYGENTKASIITRGLVEMTDFAVAFGARPETLSGLAGLGDLIATCESPLSRNNTAGRLLGQGLAYRDVIAQMNQTAEGLASVAPVLELAAERGVEMPIVSQVAEVLAGTLEPRDIAPHLTTDTAEPQGE is encoded by the coding sequence ATGTCCGAACCTGCTCAGCCCGCCCGCCGCGTCGCCGTCCTCGGAGCCGGCAGCTGGGGCACCACCTTCGCCAAGATCCTCGCCGACGGCGGGTCGCGGGTGAGCCTGTGGGCGCGCCGCCCGGAGCTCGCCCGCGAGATCAGCCAGTCGCGCCGGAACAGCGACTACCTCCCGGGCATCAACCTGCCGCGCGGCCTCTGGGCGAGCCCGCGCCTGCCCGAGGTGCTCGAGGGCGCCGAGCAGGTGTACCTCAGCGTGCCGAGCCAGTCGCTGCGCGAGAACCTCCGCATCGTGCGGGACCTCATCCCGGCCGACGCGATCGTCGTGTCGCTCATGAAGGGCGTCGAGCGCGGGACCCGGTACCGCATGAGCGAGGTCATCGAGCAGGAGCTCGCGATCGGGCCGGCGCGCACCGCCGTCATCTCGGGGCCGAACCTGGCGCTCGAGATCGCGAAGGAGCAGCCGACGGCCGCCGTCGTGTCGGCCGAGTCGGTCGCCACGGCGAGCGAGATCGCGGTCGCCGCATCCAGCCGCTACTTCCGCAGCTTCGTGAACACGGATGTCATCGGCACCGAGTTCGGCGGCGTGCTCAAGAACCTCATCGCGGTCGCGATCGGCATCGTCGACGGCGTCGGCTACGGCGAGAACACGAAGGCGTCGATCATCACGCGCGGCCTCGTCGAGATGACGGACTTCGCGGTCGCGTTCGGCGCGCGGCCGGAGACCCTGAGCGGGCTGGCCGGGCTCGGCGACCTCATCGCCACCTGCGAGTCGCCGCTCAGCCGCAACAACACGGCGGGGCGCCTCCTCGGGCAGGGGCTCGCGTACCGCGACGTGATCGCGCAGATGAACCAGACGGCGGAGGGGCTCGCCTCGGTGGCGCCCGTCCTCGAGCTCGCCGCCGAGCGCGGCGTGGAGATGCCGATCGTGAGCCAGGTCGCCGAGGTGCTCGCCGGTACGCTGGAGCCGCGGGACATCGCCCCGCATCTCACGACCGACACCGCAGAGCCCCAGGGGGAGTGA